CATTGCCAGCTTTTCACTTTTGGCTTTATGTACAACAGCTCCTATACTTGCACAAGATATTGCCCAAGCAAATCCTGTGATGGAAATAACCATATCCAAAGAATTAAAAAGTGATTCCGTTGCCAAAGTGGATAGCTATACAGTTACCGGCACCGTATTGGACGAAAGCAATTTACCGATACCGGGGGTCAACGTCGTTCTAAAGGGAACCTCTGAAGGCACTTCGACCGATTATGATGGGAAATTTGAGTTTCCAAGAAAATTGGAAGTTAACGATATATTGGTATTCAGTTATATTGGTTACGACACCAAAGAATACAAGGTAAAAGAAAGTACAAGCGAAACCATAGATATCACCATTGTTTTTGACGCTACCGAT
This window of the Maribacter cobaltidurans genome carries:
- a CDS encoding carboxypeptidase-like regulatory domain-containing protein — its product is MKKAFRISVNQPCSENFINFKKTELGGHCNRCQKEVIDFTQFSDLDIARHFTNDNGKTCGRFRTSQLKNYEFDSVNNMNTNLFSRTLGIASFSLLALCTTAPILAQDIAQANPVMEITISKELKSDSVAKVDSYTVTGTVLDESNLPIPGVNVVLKGTSEGTSTDYDGKFEFPRKLEVNDILVFSYIGYDTKEYKVKESTSETIDITIVFDATDIELMGDVVVGGAYKSKRNIFQKFIALFK